The bacterium genome includes a region encoding these proteins:
- a CDS encoding phosphoglycerate mutase family protein, translating into MTRKRPDLPRTERDEAPMYLARYLERATKAPDHDEDSDEAIPLYLRRFRQRRSTETITAPLPPLWERSDHGMQMVLSEDNRNKEIGAPPQAARPVVNDVYLVRHAETQGYSTEAGITPLGAWQARSVGHTLARRVGAGERIVLAHAATNRAGQTIEQIHRSVLDGLELFEKDVKVIDPRAYDEFRNFMVATPGGIMDVTAAFRLYYSVLERFERIALGDRPAWLVEIDRFWRTQHGGGDPIQHWLTIPMLHFEPPALCVRRFWTGIRSLAAADPGARIVIATHSGPIRAFAIWAFGYDPGEPYNTEHVRVKLMEGGREALVIYRNRVQEVMVPDIGDLPTWSLDEDWTPPPSASDHRHV; encoded by the coding sequence GTGACCCGCAAGCGGCCCGACCTCCCTCGCACCGAGCGGGACGAGGCGCCCATGTACCTGGCGCGCTACCTCGAGCGGGCCACCAAGGCCCCTGACCACGACGAGGACAGCGACGAAGCCATTCCCCTGTACCTGCGCCGCTTCCGGCAGCGCCGGTCCACGGAGACCATCACCGCGCCGCTGCCGCCACTGTGGGAACGGTCCGACCACGGCATGCAGATGGTGCTCAGCGAGGACAACCGCAACAAGGAGATCGGCGCCCCACCCCAGGCCGCCCGCCCGGTGGTCAACGACGTCTACCTCGTCCGGCACGCCGAAACCCAGGGATACTCCACGGAGGCCGGCATCACGCCGTTGGGCGCCTGGCAGGCGCGCTCTGTTGGCCACACGCTGGCTCGCCGGGTCGGCGCCGGGGAGAGGATCGTGCTCGCCCATGCGGCCACCAACCGGGCCGGCCAGACCATCGAGCAGATCCACCGCTCCGTGCTGGACGGGTTGGAGCTGTTCGAGAAGGACGTCAAGGTCATCGACCCGAGGGCGTACGACGAGTTCCGCAACTTCATGGTCGCAACCCCGGGCGGCATCATGGACGTGACCGCCGCCTTCCGCCTCTACTACTCGGTCCTGGAGCGGTTCGAGCGCATCGCCCTGGGCGACCGCCCCGCCTGGCTGGTCGAGATCGACCGGTTCTGGCGTACCCAGCATGGCGGAGGCGACCCGATCCAGCACTGGCTCACCATCCCCATGCTGCACTTCGAGCCGCCCGCCCTCTGCGTGCGGCGGTTCTGGACCGGGATCAGGTCCCTCGCCGCCGCCGATCCCGGGGCCCGCATCGTCATCGCCACCCACTCGGGCCCGATACGCGCCTTCGCCATCTGGGCGTTCGGTTACGACCCGGGCGAGCCTTACAACACCGAGCACGTGCGGGTGAAGCTGATGGAGGGAGGCCGGGAAGCCCTCGTCATCTACCGCAACCGGGTCCAGGAGGTCATGGTTCCCGACATCGGCGACCTACCCACCTGGTCGCTCGACGAGGATTGGACACCGCCACCGTCGGCATCCGACCACCGGCATGTGTGA